In Montipora foliosa isolate CH-2021 chromosome 13, ASM3666993v2, whole genome shotgun sequence, one DNA window encodes the following:
- the LOC137983223 gene encoding neural cell adhesion molecule 1-like codes for MPLNITGKQDEGGYRCTADNGIGNAAISDVFITVQSYHPINTVFSTNLTNNTVNLNETFTLVCNADANPAASYRLYREQESLEEQSNGTYLTFVSTRTKQVAYKCIPFNSFGDGPSKLINVTVYYPPNITSISFNQTVAVGDVVVLNCTADGNPKPNITWTRLSDHNIVSMPLDITGKQNEGGYRCTAHNGIGNVATSDVFIAVQFYRPINTVFSTSLTNNKVNLTDNFTLTCNADANPPAAYRLYRGQQSLEEQSNGTYLTSVSNKTKQVTYRCIPFNSFGDGLLKIINVTVYYNPS; via the exons ATGCCTTTGAACATCACAGGGAAACAGGATGAAGGAGGCTACAGATGCACCGCTGACAATGGAATTGGAAATGCTGCCATTTCTGATGTCTTCATTACTGTTCAAT CCTATCATCCAATCAACACAGTCTTCTCGACAAATTTGACCAACAACACAGTTAACTTGAATGAAACCTTTACCCTCGTATGCAATGCTGATGCAAACCCAGCTGCAAGCTATAGATTGTACAGGGAGCAGGAGAGTTTGGAGGAACAGAGCAATGGCACTTATCTAACATTTGTTAGTACCAGAACAAAGCAGGTGGCGTACAAATGCATCCCATTCAATTCCTTTGGTGATGGACCTTCAAAGTTGATCAATGTCACAGTGTACT ACCCACCAAATATAACATCCATTTCCTTCAATCAAACGGTTGCTGTGGGAGATGTGGTGGTACTCAATTGCACAGCTGATGGTAATCCAAAACCAAACATTACATGGACCAGGCTGTCTGATCACAATATTGTCAGCATGCCCCTGGATATCACAGGGAAACAGAATGAAGGGGGCTACAGATGCACTGCTCACAACGGAATTGGAAATGTGGCTACTTCTGATGTCTTTATTGCTGTTCAAT TCTACCGTCCCATTAACACAGTCTTCTCAACAAGTTTGACCAACAACAAAGTTAACTTGACTGATAACTTTACGCTTACCTGCAATGCTGATGCAAATCCACCTGCAGCATACAGATTGTACAGAGGACAGCAAAGCTTGGAGGAACAGAGCAATGGCACTTATCTGACATCTGTTAGTAACAAAACAAAGCAGGTGACCTACAGATGCATCCCATTCAATTCCTTTGGTGATGGACTTTTAAAGATCATCAATGTCACAGTGTACT ATAACCCTTCCTAA